A window of the Radiobacillus deserti genome harbors these coding sequences:
- the phnE gene encoding phosphonate ABC transporter, permease protein PhnE, protein MSSTTIPTKPKKRVFLRWIVGILLAFIYIWAFSGVPMEGFKETAGQVSKAIMSGLFHPDWDYVYLPEGEDLLRGLLDTLAIAVLGTFISAFLCIPFAFWAANNMTKGVALTGVGKFMLSFIRTFPELVMALLFIKVVGPGSFAGVLALGLHSIGMLGKLFSEEIENIDLGPSEALTATGASRMQTLWFAVIPQVLPGFLSYTLYRFEINLRAATILGIIGAGGIGTPLIFALQSRDWERVGVILLGIIVMVSIVDVISGYLRKKVV, encoded by the coding sequence TATATCTGGGCATTTTCCGGCGTGCCGATGGAAGGGTTTAAAGAAACTGCCGGTCAAGTGTCGAAAGCAATCATGTCTGGTTTATTCCATCCAGATTGGGATTACGTGTACTTGCCTGAAGGAGAAGACTTGCTCCGCGGATTATTGGATACGTTAGCGATAGCAGTATTAGGGACATTTATCTCTGCATTTTTATGTATTCCATTTGCCTTCTGGGCAGCGAACAACATGACAAAAGGAGTAGCATTAACTGGTGTTGGGAAATTTATGCTGAGTTTTATTCGTACTTTTCCAGAACTGGTTATGGCACTTCTTTTCATTAAAGTAGTTGGACCTGGTTCCTTCGCTGGTGTATTAGCATTAGGTCTTCACTCCATCGGGATGCTTGGGAAATTGTTCTCAGAAGAAATTGAGAATATTGATTTAGGACCATCTGAAGCATTAACTGCAACTGGTGCGAGCCGTATGCAAACACTTTGGTTTGCGGTTATTCCACAGGTTTTACCTGGCTTCTTATCCTATACGTTATACCGATTCGAAATTAACCTCCGTGCCGCTACGATTTTAGGGATTATCGGTGCCGGTGGTATTGGTACTCCACTGATTTTTGCTCTACAGTCTCGTGATTGGGAGCGAGTTGGAGTCATTCTACTAGGAATCATTGTCATGGTTTCTATTGTAGATGTTATTTCCGGATATTTACGCAAGAAAGTCGTGTAA
- a CDS encoding glycoside hydrolase family 1 protein, with translation MEHKNLTPFPDGFLWGSASAAYQIEGAWDQDGKGPSVWDVYTKKEGTTYKGTNGDIAVDHYNRYKEDVALMAEMGLKAYRFSIAWTRIFPNGKGEINEAGVKFYNDLINELIKHDIEPLVTVYHWDVPQALMDEYGAWESRQIIDDFNNYCVELFKRYGDRVKHWVTLNEQNIFIGLGYRNGIHPPGVKDLKRMYQANHIASVANAKVIQSFRKIVPDGKIGPSFAYGPAYPYDSNPKNVIAAENAEEMNAHWWMDIYAWGTYPKSTWNYLEKEGLAPTIEPGDMELLAEAKPDFMGVNYYQTATFEHNPLEGGVGEAKMNTSGKKGTTKDSGLPGVFKTISNPYLGTTDWDWTIDPDGLRIALRRIQNRYQLPVLITENGLGAFDDLEEGDVVNDDYRIDYLASHVKAVQEAISDGVDVLGYCTWSFTDLLSWLNGYQKRYGFVYVNRDEDGPKDLRRIKKKSFYWYQDVIKKNGLE, from the coding sequence GTGGAGCATAAAAATTTGACACCGTTTCCAGACGGGTTTTTATGGGGTTCTGCATCCGCTGCCTATCAAATTGAAGGGGCATGGGATCAAGATGGAAAAGGCCCTTCTGTATGGGATGTTTATACGAAGAAAGAAGGTACTACATACAAAGGAACAAACGGAGACATAGCCGTTGACCACTATAACCGTTATAAGGAAGATGTCGCGTTAATGGCGGAGATGGGCTTAAAGGCGTACCGTTTCTCTATCGCTTGGACACGAATCTTTCCGAACGGTAAAGGTGAAATCAACGAAGCGGGAGTTAAGTTTTATAATGACTTAATTAACGAACTAATTAAACATGACATCGAGCCGTTAGTAACAGTCTATCACTGGGATGTTCCACAAGCTTTAATGGATGAGTATGGGGCTTGGGAATCTCGGCAAATCATCGATGACTTTAACAACTACTGTGTAGAGCTATTTAAACGTTACGGGGATCGTGTGAAGCATTGGGTTACACTAAACGAACAAAATATTTTCATAGGCCTTGGCTATCGTAATGGGATCCATCCTCCTGGTGTAAAAGATCTGAAAAGAATGTATCAAGCAAACCATATCGCAAGTGTTGCGAATGCGAAAGTTATTCAATCTTTCCGCAAAATCGTACCAGATGGAAAAATTGGTCCGAGCTTTGCTTATGGGCCGGCATATCCTTACGATAGTAATCCGAAAAATGTGATTGCAGCCGAAAATGCAGAAGAAATGAATGCACATTGGTGGATGGACATTTATGCATGGGGGACATATCCAAAATCTACTTGGAACTACTTAGAAAAAGAAGGACTTGCTCCTACAATCGAACCTGGAGACATGGAATTGCTTGCAGAAGCAAAACCAGACTTTATGGGGGTAAACTACTATCAAACTGCTACGTTCGAACATAATCCATTAGAAGGTGGAGTCGGAGAAGCGAAAATGAATACATCAGGGAAAAAGGGAACAACGAAAGATTCTGGTTTACCGGGTGTATTTAAAACCATTAGTAATCCTTACTTAGGTACAACAGATTGGGATTGGACGATTGACCCAGATGGTTTAAGAATCGCATTACGTCGCATCCAAAACCGTTATCAATTACCTGTTCTCATTACAGAGAATGGCTTAGGTGCCTTCGATGATTTAGAAGAAGGAGATGTCGTGAACGACGATTACCGAATCGACTATTTAGCTTCACATGTTAAGGCGGTACAGGAAGCAATCTCGGATGGAGTGGACGTGCTTGGATATTGTACATGGTCCTTCACGGATTTATTAAGCTGGCTAAATGGGTATCAAAAACGTTATGGCTTCGTCTACGTAAACCGTGATGAAGACGGTCCAAAGGATCTCCGAAGAATTAAAAAGAAAAGCTTTTATTGGTATCAAGATGTTATTAAAAAGAATGGTCTAGAATAG
- a CDS encoding nitroreductase family protein, whose translation MTLSEVIKNRRSIQLYEDKPVPLDELKELLETAIWVPNHKMTEPWRFIFIQGDSRKHLAEINRKLNEKGTTLEEKKKHGEIAYQKIMDVPLFLMVVMNENPNMKLREEDYAATSCVVQNFSLLAWEKGIGMIWKTNQLTTNIEVRDTYGVKPGEKIAAMLQIGYPAKVPKERPRKQAKTLISEFH comes from the coding sequence ATGACATTATCAGAAGTGATTAAAAATAGAAGATCTATTCAATTATACGAGGATAAACCGGTACCTTTGGATGAATTAAAGGAATTGTTAGAGACAGCTATTTGGGTTCCAAATCATAAAATGACAGAACCGTGGAGATTTATTTTTATTCAAGGAGATTCACGTAAGCATCTAGCAGAAATAAATCGAAAACTAAATGAAAAAGGTACAACACTAGAGGAAAAAAAGAAACATGGCGAGATAGCTTATCAAAAAATAATGGACGTTCCACTATTTCTTATGGTTGTGATGAACGAAAACCCTAACATGAAACTAAGAGAAGAGGATTATGCAGCAACGAGCTGTGTAGTGCAAAATTTTAGCTTACTCGCATGGGAAAAAGGAATCGGAATGATTTGGAAGACGAATCAGCTAACCACAAACATAGAAGTACGTGATACGTATGGAGTGAAGCCAGGTGAGAAAATTGCAGCAATGCTGCAAATTGGCTATCCTGCAAAGGTGCCGAAAGAAAGACCGAGAAAACAAGCCAAAACACTAATATCTGAGTTTCATTAA